In Bacteroides coprosuis DSM 18011, the following are encoded in one genomic region:
- a CDS encoding L-aspartate oxidase (COGs: COG0029 Aspartate oxidase~InterPro IPR003953:IPR005288~KEGG: bfs:BF0021 putative exported L-aspartate oxidase~PFAM: Fumarate reductase/succinate dehydrogenase flavoprotein, N-terminal~PRIAM: L-aspartate oxidase~SPTR: Putative exported L-aspartate oxidase;~TIGRFAM: L-aspartate oxidase~IMG reference gene:2504106065~PFAM: domain; FAD binding domain~TIGRFAM: L-aspartate oxidase), producing MVKKYDFLVIGSGIAGMSYALKVADKGSVALICKTKLEEANTYYAQGGIASVTNKLVDNFEKHIEDTMIAGDWLSDPQAVTKVVKEAPSQIRELISWGVKFDKNEKGEFDLHREGGHSEFRILHHKDNTGAEIQESLIRAVHEHPSIDIYDQHFAIEILTQHHLGIHVTRQTPNIECYGAYILNPETNKVDTFLAKVTLIATGGVGAVYQTTTNPLVATGDGIAMVYRAKGTVKDMEFVQFHPTALYHPGDRPSFLITEAMRGYGAVLKTKDGEEFMQKYDKRLSLAPRDIVARAIDTEMKSRGEDHVFLDVTHKNSEETKKHFPNIYKKCLSLGIDITKDYIPVAPAAHYLCGGIKVDFDAQSSINRLYAVGECSCTGLHGGNRLASNSLIEAVVYADAAAKHSLKAIDNYSFNEHIPEWNDAGTRSPEEMVLITQSLKEVNQIMSTYVGIVRSNLRLKRAWDRLDILYEETESLFKRSYASKEICELRNVINTGYLIMRQGIDRKESRGLHYNIDYPPQKRE from the coding sequence ATGGTAAAGAAATATGATTTTCTTGTTATAGGTTCAGGCATAGCAGGTATGAGCTATGCTCTTAAGGTGGCAGATAAAGGATCTGTTGCTTTAATATGCAAAACGAAACTAGAAGAGGCAAACACTTATTATGCTCAAGGTGGTATAGCTTCGGTTACCAATAAATTAGTAGATAATTTTGAGAAGCACATTGAGGATACAATGATTGCTGGTGACTGGTTGAGTGATCCACAAGCTGTAACCAAGGTAGTCAAAGAAGCTCCTAGTCAGATACGAGAATTAATCAGTTGGGGAGTAAAATTTGATAAAAATGAAAAAGGAGAATTCGATCTTCATCGGGAAGGTGGACATTCAGAGTTTCGTATTCTTCATCATAAAGATAATACCGGAGCAGAAATACAAGAAAGCTTGATTCGTGCTGTTCACGAACATCCTAGTATTGATATTTATGATCAGCATTTTGCTATAGAAATATTAACACAGCATCATTTGGGAATACATGTTACACGTCAAACACCAAATATAGAGTGTTATGGTGCTTATATTTTAAATCCTGAAACCAATAAAGTAGATACGTTTCTAGCGAAAGTAACCTTAATTGCTACTGGTGGGGTAGGTGCCGTGTATCAAACTACAACAAATCCTTTAGTTGCTACAGGTGATGGTATAGCTATGGTTTATCGTGCAAAGGGTACCGTAAAAGATATGGAGTTTGTACAGTTTCATCCTACTGCTTTATATCACCCAGGTGATAGACCTTCTTTTCTTATAACCGAAGCTATGCGTGGTTATGGAGCTGTACTAAAAACAAAGGATGGAGAAGAGTTTATGCAGAAGTATGATAAACGCCTATCCTTAGCTCCACGTGACATAGTTGCACGTGCCATAGATACAGAGATGAAGAGTAGAGGAGAGGACCATGTCTTTCTAGATGTTACTCATAAAAACTCCGAAGAAACTAAAAAACATTTTCCCAATATTTATAAAAAGTGTTTGAGCTTGGGTATTGACATAACAAAAGATTATATACCTGTAGCTCCAGCAGCTCATTACTTATGTGGAGGTATAAAGGTGGATTTTGATGCTCAATCTTCTATTAATCGACTTTATGCAGTAGGAGAATGTTCCTGTACAGGTTTGCATGGTGGTAATCGCTTAGCTTCCAATTCTTTAATTGAAGCTGTAGTTTATGCTGATGCAGCGGCAAAACATAGTTTGAAAGCTATTGACAATTATTCTTTTAATGAACATATCCCCGAGTGGAATGATGCCGGAACTCGTTCTCCAGAAGAGATGGTATTAATAACTCAAAGTCTTAAGGAAGTAAATCAGATTATGAGTACTTATGTGGGTATTGTGCGAAGCAATCTTCGTTTAAAAAGAGCTTGGGATCGTTTGGATATCTTGTATGAAGAAACAGAAAGCTTGTTTAAGAGAAGCTATGCCTCTAAAGAAATTTGTGAATTACGTAATGTGATTAATACAGGATATCTAATTATGAGACAAGGTATTGATCGTAAAGAAAGTCGAGGTTTGCATTATAATATTGATTATCCACCTCAGAAAAGAGAGTAA
- a CDS encoding DNA/RNA non-specific endonuclease (COGs: COG1864 DNA/RNA endonuclease G NUC1~InterPro IPR001604:IPR020821~KEGG: bth:BT_3558 putative endonuclease~PFAM: DNA/RNA non-specific endonuclease~SMART: DNA/RNA non-specific endonuclease; Extracellular Endonuclease, subunit A~SPTR: Putative endonuclease;~IMG reference gene:2504106066~PFAM: DNA/RNA non-specific endonuclease), translating into MRSIKAGLLATLAIFLYCCNSHNFVENSQTDVDRSNIEFSALVEHNGSTAQTRKSGNDWTSGDAVGLFSFESGKPNSQATVDENVNNRKFITTTGDGIFSSEEGHIPYPAEKRDFISYFPFSNATAIKEDLTYSVDITNQNDINAIDLLYSNNLKNFDGSVKPELLFKHALARLDLTISSTKFSLKGAKVELVHLLSKADFNLVSQALLVDNNSATNVTLPIKEVNGKLRAAALILPTGKTQDFSLKITLSDGQLVYWSKHKDKGWKWESGKIYTQEIQIGENGGVDPEPEPGDHFGFFETPQRAKQISNTQFVVHNVPSNSSQNIRFDANGKPQRNYTLLYDTKYKIAYWVAYPHHENYIGGTKRTNAWQYDPIVDTRDQINLKSSYKESYDRGHQIPSGDRTADKPLNQTTFYYTNMTAQVGPKMNQGIWARLEDHVRDYVKSHRDTVWVVTGAGLPDNVNEIKYAHSKSGEPSAIPTYYYKALAKKVGGKYYTKGYLLYNRDYNNQNGYEECAVPVKELEDKTGFTFFSSIPKEDKEIIVNSQW; encoded by the coding sequence ATGAGGAGTATTAAAGCAGGCTTACTGGCAACCTTGGCAATTTTTTTATATTGCTGCAATAGCCATAATTTTGTAGAAAACTCGCAAACTGATGTCGATAGAAGTAATATCGAGTTTTCTGCACTAGTAGAACACAATGGTTCTACTGCCCAAACTAGAAAATCGGGAAATGATTGGACTAGCGGTGATGCCGTTGGTTTGTTTTCTTTTGAAAGCGGTAAGCCTAATAGTCAAGCTACTGTTGACGAAAATGTAAATAACCGTAAGTTTATCACTACAACAGGTGATGGAATCTTTTCTTCTGAAGAAGGACATATTCCTTATCCTGCTGAGAAAAGGGACTTTATTTCTTACTTCCCATTTAGCAATGCTACTGCTATTAAAGAGGACCTTACTTATTCAGTAGATATTACTAATCAAAATGACATTAATGCAATTGACTTACTTTATTCGAACAACTTAAAGAATTTTGATGGTAGTGTTAAACCTGAATTATTGTTCAAACATGCACTTGCTCGTCTTGATCTTACTATTAGTTCGACTAAGTTTAGCTTGAAAGGAGCAAAAGTAGAATTAGTTCATTTATTATCAAAAGCTGATTTCAACTTAGTTTCTCAAGCTTTATTAGTGGATAATAATTCTGCTACTAATGTTACTTTACCTATTAAAGAGGTAAATGGCAAACTAAGAGCAGCTGCATTAATCTTACCTACAGGAAAAACTCAAGACTTTTCTCTAAAAATCACACTAAGTGATGGTCAATTAGTTTACTGGAGTAAGCATAAAGACAAAGGTTGGAAGTGGGAATCAGGAAAGATTTATACCCAAGAAATCCAAATTGGAGAAAATGGTGGAGTAGATCCAGAACCTGAACCAGGTGATCATTTTGGTTTCTTTGAAACGCCTCAGAGAGCGAAACAAATTTCTAATACACAATTTGTAGTACATAATGTACCTAGTAACTCTAGTCAAAACATTCGTTTTGACGCTAATGGTAAACCTCAGAGAAACTATACGCTACTTTATGATACTAAATACAAAATAGCATATTGGGTAGCATACCCTCATCATGAAAACTATATAGGAGGAACAAAAAGAACTAATGCATGGCAATATGATCCTATTGTAGATACTAGAGATCAAATAAATTTAAAATCTAGCTACAAAGAAAGTTATGACCGTGGTCACCAAATACCAAGTGGAGATAGAACAGCTGATAAACCATTAAATCAAACTACTTTCTATTATACTAATATGACAGCACAAGTTGGTCCTAAAATGAATCAAGGTATTTGGGCTAGACTAGAAGATCACGTTAGAGATTATGTTAAGAGCCATCGTGATACTGTATGGGTAGTTACAGGTGCTGGTCTTCCAGACAATGTGAATGAGATTAAATATGCTCATTCTAAGAGTGGAGAACCTTCAGCAATTCCTACATATTACTATAAAGCCTTAGCTAAAAAGGTGGGTGGTAAATATTACACCAAGGGATATTTACTCTATAATAGAGACTATAACAACCAAAATGGATATGAGGAGTGTGCTGTACCAGTGAAAGAATTGGAAGATAAAACAGGATTTACTTTCTTCTCTTCTATACCTAAAGAGGACAAAGAAATCATTGTAAATTCTCAATGGTAA
- a CDS encoding hypothetical protein (IMG reference gene:2504106067) — protein MKNTISYYKQIFQIEKHHSTWKGLLDSVIYTDENAYCVFQNLIPRTIFKYHIKTKIAY, from the coding sequence ATGAAAAACACAATAAGTTATTATAAACAGATTTTTCAAATAGAGAAACATCATTCTACTTGGAAAGGTCTTTTGGATTCTGTAATATATACGGATGAGAATGCGTATTGTGTTTTTCAAAACCTAATACCTAGAACGATTTTTAAATATCATATAAAAACTAAAATAGCTTATTGA
- a CDS encoding hypothetical protein (KEGG: bfr:BF3847 hypothetical protein~SPTR: Putative uncharacterized protein;~IMG reference gene:2504106068), whose translation MKKLKALFLSLIAITLLGACSNDSSDSYDGFDYSGRTTVKFTANIADMGASNNEDNNWSLKDAIGMYAIHSGNTLSDDALYNERANVKYTTLSTSEIAEFKAAKANEAIQVECCDVDVIAYYPYNLAIKDYLYPIDVVKNEDVLYSNNVRNLITGDKAHLVFNHTLSQLILNVIAGENVTSLSNIVADKLSGTITEGNLDLATGLVSIKEGAKAKDIKTSVKAEKGQAIIKSLILPGQPIKNGTIKILLEGKEYVWSTSDETIVEPGKIYTYTMTINADGSWTVEPNGEVSDWTEGNADGDIDVLNPDKDDTEEPGKDIDEPVKPEDPNTGVSVGNEVIVMDEHFGINGKSRWDVKGDYFMTNNEFDTKNVSFSNEGTRLSARAINNITDKDGNFDKHVWFPRFDAKLDGKKPSTPTFKISNINTVGLNEITISYDIMGDMRTQKKEFINTTFIKVYADGEKLKVPSTDLGHKEFSDKYFTITLKIDKPFSELVFKSDSENYTGIRLDNLVIKGRKAE comes from the coding sequence ATGAAGAAACTTAAGGCACTTTTTTTATCACTAATAGCTATCACTCTTTTAGGAGCTTGCTCAAATGATAGTAGCGACTCTTACGATGGCTTCGACTATAGTGGAAGAACTACAGTGAAATTTACAGCTAACATAGCAGATATGGGTGCATCTAATAATGAGGACAATAACTGGTCACTCAAAGATGCTATTGGTATGTACGCTATTCATAGCGGAAACACACTTTCCGATGATGCTCTTTATAACGAAAGGGCAAATGTGAAGTACACAACTCTTTCTACTTCAGAAATAGCAGAGTTTAAGGCTGCTAAGGCTAATGAAGCAATACAAGTAGAATGCTGTGATGTGGATGTTATCGCTTATTATCCGTATAATTTGGCTATCAAAGATTATCTATATCCTATAGATGTAGTCAAAAATGAAGATGTTCTTTACTCAAATAATGTAAGAAATCTAATTACTGGTGACAAAGCTCACTTAGTATTCAATCATACTTTATCTCAACTGATTCTTAATGTTATTGCTGGGGAAAATGTAACTTCTTTATCTAATATTGTAGCTGATAAATTATCAGGAACAATAACTGAGGGTAATTTAGACTTAGCAACAGGTTTGGTTAGCATTAAAGAAGGGGCAAAAGCTAAAGATATTAAGACTAGTGTAAAGGCTGAAAAAGGTCAAGCAATTATTAAATCTTTAATTTTACCAGGTCAGCCTATAAAGAATGGTACTATAAAGATACTACTAGAAGGTAAAGAATATGTATGGTCTACTTCTGATGAAACCATTGTAGAACCAGGTAAAATATATACCTATACCATGACGATCAATGCAGATGGTAGTTGGACTGTTGAGCCTAATGGAGAAGTAAGCGATTGGACAGAAGGTAATGCTGATGGCGATATTGATGTTCTTAATCCTGATAAGGATGATACAGAAGAGCCAGGAAAAGATATAGACGAACCTGTTAAACCTGAAGATCCAAATACGGGAGTGAGTGTTGGTAATGAAGTAATTGTTATGGATGAACATTTTGGTATAAATGGAAAAAGCCGTTGGGATGTAAAAGGTGACTACTTTATGACTAATAATGAATTTGATACAAAGAATGTAAGTTTTAGTAATGAAGGAACACGGTTATCGGCACGTGCTATCAATAATATAACAGACAAAGATGGTAACTTTGATAAACATGTTTGGTTTCCTAGATTTGATGCAAAGTTGGATGGTAAAAAGCCGTCAACACCAACTTTCAAAATCAGTAATATTAATACTGTAGGTTTAAATGAAATTACTATTTCTTATGATATTATGGGTGATATGAGAACTCAAAAAAAGGAGTTTATTAACACTACTTTTATAAAAGTCTATGCTGATGGAGAAAAACTTAAAGTGCCAAGCACAGATTTAGGACACAAAGAGTTCTCTGATAAATATTTTACTATTACTCTTAAAATAGATAAACCTTTTTCTGAATTAGTTTTTAAATCAGATTCAGAAAATTACACGGGTATTCGCTTAGATAACTTGGTTATAAAAGGACGAAAAGCAGAATAA
- a CDS encoding nucleic acid binding OB-fold tRNA/helicase-type (InterPro IPR004365~KEGG: bfr:BF3847 hypothetical protein~PFAM: Nucleic acid binding, OB-fold, tRNA/helicase-type~SPTR: Putative uncharacterized protein;~IMG reference gene:2504106069): protein MRKLKSIFLALGATALLGACSSDRDTYDGFDHSGKNTVSFATNIMKSNIATRATDTDWTKNDAIGIYAINAGGQLGDDAIFDGKANIKHTTAVGGKTAKFIAGTPSQAIQLDGKTSIDVVAYYPFATTVTDYKLPINVKDQSNPEALDILYSNDLKGVQKAGEASMNFSHKLSKLVFSVEPTSDYPNLDGLGAKDINGLKAEGSFDLKTAEVSLSGDVVTLQPKVNGTSVTAIVVPGQKLDKTVSMVFTLGVEEFTWTPKKDFDLTSGYKYTFRIQLSKDGTAVTLNPDGTIEDWTEGNTDGGVDVVTPGGEEPNPQPGETMPIADFKTAFKNATYEQPVLIEEDITISGIVMSDDEQGNIFNKLYIQDKTGAITLFIKNGELYKEFKVGQEVEVKVNGFYVTVFGDVAQVSDAVQEGGKWKGMPIEWLSIKDKITISNTQQNPFAPKVLTVDQFDQSLINTLIQLDNVEFEDAGKAYTEGGKDTSRKLKTVDGKTVDVRNSGKSKFATEILPKGKGSLVAFLDYFRGTYQLTIRDLNDVKFGGVTPGEEVSVDKTSLSFEKDGGSQSFNITASETLAWVVEGNNWLTITPNTGNGNKSVTVNAMANIGTERTGLITIKGGYKDVTISVTQTAGESGQPGEKIEVINETFGVNDGKKLDVKFGDFDSYIGFSSKNVKISNKGSRLDIRARSSVMNYEKLAWLPAYNPAYPISPENPAPTLNISGIDTKGMSNIEVSYSLSANFSGNTANANYVNVTVDGKKLTVPSKEMTAADFGNKYYVVTLKVDAPFSELEFTTDERNDVGMRLDNIIITGTK from the coding sequence ATGAGAAAACTAAAATCGATTTTTTTAGCCCTTGGAGCTACAGCTCTTCTAGGAGCTTGTTCAAGTGATCGAGACACTTATGATGGTTTCGATCATAGTGGAAAGAATACGGTTTCTTTCGCAACTAACATTATGAAGTCTAATATAGCAACGCGTGCTACTGATACTGATTGGACTAAAAATGATGCCATTGGTATTTATGCGATAAATGCAGGTGGTCAGTTGGGTGATGATGCTATTTTTGATGGCAAAGCAAATATCAAACATACAACCGCTGTTGGTGGAAAAACTGCTAAATTTATTGCAGGAACACCTAGTCAAGCTATTCAGCTAGATGGTAAAACATCTATTGATGTAGTTGCTTATTATCCATTTGCTACTACTGTAACTGATTACAAACTTCCTATAAATGTAAAAGATCAATCTAATCCAGAAGCTCTTGATATTTTATATTCAAATGACTTAAAAGGTGTTCAAAAAGCAGGGGAAGCAAGTATGAACTTCTCTCATAAACTTTCAAAATTAGTCTTCTCAGTAGAACCAACGTCTGATTATCCTAATTTAGACGGTTTGGGAGCAAAAGACATCAATGGTTTAAAAGCAGAAGGTTCTTTTGATCTAAAAACAGCAGAAGTAAGCTTAAGTGGTGATGTTGTAACTCTTCAACCTAAAGTTAATGGTACTTCAGTTACTGCAATCGTAGTACCTGGACAGAAACTTGATAAAACAGTATCAATGGTATTTACTTTAGGTGTTGAAGAATTTACTTGGACTCCTAAAAAAGATTTTGATTTAACTTCTGGATATAAGTATACTTTCAGAATTCAATTATCAAAAGATGGTACTGCTGTAACTCTTAATCCTGATGGAACTATTGAAGATTGGACAGAGGGTAATACAGATGGAGGTGTTGATGTAGTTACTCCAGGTGGTGAAGAGCCAAATCCACAGCCAGGTGAAACAATGCCTATAGCTGATTTTAAAACAGCATTTAAAAATGCAACTTATGAACAACCAGTTCTTATAGAAGAAGATATTACTATAAGTGGTATTGTTATGAGTGATGATGAGCAAGGTAATATTTTTAATAAATTATATATCCAAGATAAAACCGGTGCTATTACATTGTTTATAAAAAATGGAGAACTTTATAAAGAATTCAAAGTAGGTCAAGAAGTAGAAGTGAAAGTAAATGGCTTTTACGTAACTGTATTTGGTGATGTTGCTCAAGTTTCAGATGCTGTTCAAGAAGGTGGAAAATGGAAAGGCATGCCTATTGAATGGCTAAGTATAAAGGATAAAATTACGATTTCCAATACACAACAAAACCCTTTTGCTCCAAAAGTTTTAACTGTGGATCAATTTGATCAAAGTTTAATAAATACCCTTATTCAGCTAGATAATGTTGAGTTTGAAGATGCAGGAAAAGCATATACTGAAGGCGGTAAAGACACAAGTAGAAAACTGAAAACAGTTGATGGAAAAACGGTAGATGTAAGAAATAGTGGAAAATCTAAATTTGCAACGGAAATACTTCCAAAAGGAAAAGGTTCACTTGTTGCTTTCTTAGATTACTTTAGAGGTACATATCAATTGACTATTCGTGATTTGAATGATGTTAAGTTTGGTGGTGTAACTCCTGGAGAAGAAGTGTCAGTAGATAAAACATCATTGTCCTTTGAAAAAGATGGAGGTTCTCAATCATTTAATATTACAGCTAGTGAAACTTTAGCGTGGGTTGTTGAAGGTAACAATTGGTTAACAATTACTCCCAATACAGGAAATGGTAATAAATCTGTAACTGTAAATGCTATGGCTAATATAGGAACTGAAAGAACAGGTCTTATTACTATTAAAGGAGGTTATAAAGATGTAACTATCTCTGTAACTCAAACTGCTGGAGAATCTGGACAGCCAGGAGAAAAAATAGAAGTGATTAATGAAACTTTCGGAGTTAATGATGGTAAAAAATTAGATGTTAAGTTTGGTGATTTTGACTCTTATATAGGTTTTAGTTCTAAAAATGTAAAAATTAGCAACAAAGGAAGTAGACTAGATATTAGAGCTCGTTCATCAGTTATGAATTATGAAAAACTTGCTTGGTTACCAGCATATAATCCTGCTTACCCTATTAGTCCTGAAAATCCTGCTCCAACTTTAAATATATCAGGAATAGATACTAAAGGAATGAGTAATATTGAGGTATCATATAGTTTGTCTGCTAACTTTTCTGGAAATACAGCTAATGCAAATTATGTTAATGTGACAGTTGATGGTAAGAAATTAACTGTTCCAAGTAAGGAAATGACAGCAGCTGATTTTGGCAATAAATATTATGTTGTTACATTAAAAGTAGATGCTCCTTTTTCTGAATTAGAATTTACTACTGATGAGAGAAATGATGTAGGTATGCGTCTTGATAATATTATTATTACCGGTACTAAATAA
- a CDS encoding hypothetical protein (KEGG: bfr:BF3847 hypothetical protein~SPTR: Putative uncharacterized protein;~IMG reference gene:2504106070), which produces MKKLKTLIYSAGLIAILSACSNDNEALNIKNNNKALTFDSNIVPTQTRVTDNKFDKDDAIGVFTYDLENSALKSNAKHLFNDTDNKFIPTSGSEITIDGKGEKINITAYYPYQESTADIYNIDLSTTPVDLLYANKIEVADEANPKLVFGHKLACINLKMIIKADDKNEIKDFTDLVLSKTEGIKTSASLNLNSGVLTLGEESKSYNLELKKNEENKEASVDFLILPGQKINDIKLSFTLNGDVYEWIPELKDKKTDVVENTRYTFTASFFKKDNSIVVEPGVDENPITSWDVNEGKDSELSPKEETPEPEASLKVDPSELDFEPAVSSKNITVTASEGLVWNVAVEGNNPWLTAVKEEGSVKVNVEENTTADLRTANLIFSGEGFKDNVIVKVTQDKGAVIPEPIEQVIFEDHFDLVTSKSTALSTYTKLLRDNGQLDNHPNFSYNSTGEGKIDVRTAENKSIWFPAANDKNLHMENVNVQGYSKLSISFDLVCQNADKVKASSLSVKVGDKDLDTLEDIMLDGGSDYKTFNLEIGDVDTDEITISFSVGTTPVGIRMDNIILKGFK; this is translated from the coding sequence ATGAAAAAACTGAAAACCTTAATTTATTCCGCAGGTCTAATAGCTATACTAAGTGCCTGCTCCAATGATAATGAAGCTCTAAATATTAAAAACAATAATAAGGCTTTAACATTTGATTCTAATATTGTTCCAACTCAAACAAGGGTAACAGATAATAAATTTGATAAAGATGATGCTATCGGTGTCTTTACCTATGATTTAGAAAATAGTGCTTTAAAATCGAATGCTAAGCATCTATTCAATGATACGGATAATAAGTTTATACCAACTAGTGGTAGTGAAATTACTATAGATGGTAAAGGTGAAAAAATAAATATTACGGCTTATTATCCTTACCAAGAAAGTACAGCAGATATCTATAATATAGATTTATCAACTACACCTGTTGACTTGCTTTATGCCAATAAAATTGAGGTTGCTGATGAAGCAAATCCAAAACTTGTTTTTGGTCATAAATTAGCTTGTATTAATCTTAAAATGATTATTAAAGCTGACGATAAGAATGAGATAAAAGATTTTACTGATTTAGTATTATCTAAAACAGAAGGTATTAAAACAAGTGCTTCACTTAATCTTAATTCTGGTGTTTTAACACTTGGAGAAGAATCTAAATCATACAACTTAGAATTAAAAAAGAATGAAGAAAATAAAGAGGCTTCTGTTGATTTTTTAATTCTTCCAGGACAAAAAATAAATGATATTAAATTGTCATTTACATTGAATGGAGATGTTTATGAATGGATACCAGAATTAAAAGATAAAAAAACTGATGTTGTAGAAAATACTAGATACACTTTTACTGCTTCTTTCTTTAAGAAGGATAACTCTATTGTTGTTGAACCAGGAGTAGATGAAAATCCTATTACATCTTGGGATGTAAATGAAGGAAAAGATTCTGAATTGAGTCCTAAAGAAGAAACTCCAGAACCTGAAGCTTCACTAAAAGTGGATCCGTCTGAGTTAGACTTCGAACCTGCAGTAAGTAGCAAAAATATTACTGTTACAGCTTCTGAAGGCTTAGTTTGGAATGTGGCTGTAGAAGGAAATAATCCTTGGTTGACTGCCGTTAAAGAAGAAGGTAGCGTGAAAGTAAATGTAGAAGAAAACACAACTGCTGACCTAAGAACAGCTAATCTGATTTTTTCTGGCGAAGGATTTAAAGATAATGTTATCGTAAAAGTTACTCAGGATAAGGGAGCAGTAATTCCTGAACCTATTGAGCAAGTTATCTTTGAAGATCATTTTGATTTAGTTACATCAAAAAGCACTGCCCTTTCTACCTATACTAAACTACTAAGAGATAATGGTCAATTAGATAATCATCCCAACTTTAGCTATAACAGTACAGGTGAAGGTAAAATTGATGTTCGAACTGCTGAGAATAAATCAATTTGGTTTCCTGCGGCAAATGACAAAAACTTACACATGGAAAATGTAAATGTTCAAGGATATTCTAAGCTAAGTATTTCTTTTGATTTAGTATGCCAGAATGCTGATAAAGTAAAAGCATCATCACTCTCTGTAAAAGTGGGGGATAAAGATTTAGATACTCTTGAAGATATAATGTTAGATGGAGGTTCTGACTATAAAACATTTAATTTAGAGATTGGAGATGTTGATACAGATGAAATTACGATAAGTTTTTCAGTTGGAACAACTCCTGTAGGTATCCGAATGGATAATATCATTTTAAAAGGTTTTAAATAA